From Pandoraea vervacti, the proteins below share one genomic window:
- the hrpA gene encoding ATP-dependent RNA helicase HrpA: MTAPGHTRVQTAGTSQPKQPKQPKQSRQPDRAKHPAGTAEAGRRLSPAERAARDAERLAARQAAANRIATITFPEALPVSGRREEIARAIAGHQVVIVSGETGSGKTTQLPKICLALGRGLGAGGTGLIGHTQPRRIAASATARRIADELNTPLGEIVGFKVRFNDTLSNGASVKLMTDGILLAETQTDPLLRAYDTIIIDEAHERSLNIDFLLGYLKQLLPRRPDLKVIITSATIDADRFARHFGTGEGESLRPAPVIEVSGRLYPVEVRYRPIQDDVRIANAEGRDGREGSRASARDRERDLMDGIVDAVDELCREGSGDVLVFLPGEREIREAAESLRKHHPPHTEILPLFARLSASDQERVFKPSNARRIVLATNVAETSLTVPGIRYVVDAGTARVKRYSYRNKVEQLQIESISQAAANQRAGRCGRVADGVCIRLYDETDFQSRARFTDPEILRSSLAAVILRMQSLRLSKVEGFPFIEPPPGRAIADGYQLLNELGAVDDTNQLTPLGRELARLPLDPRVGRMILAARDQQSLREVLIIASALAVQDPRDRPIEAQDAADNAHRKFADERSEFLSWIKIWKWFEDAIAHKKSNRLLAQACRENFLSQLRLREWRDVHSQLLTVVREQGWRINESEATYEQVHLALLAGLLGNIGCKADDDPHFLGAHGIKFHIWPGSSLVKKAGRWVMAGELVETSRLYARCIARIEPEWIERVGKHLVKTSLSDAHWEKKAAQVVAYERGTLYGLTIYARRRMNFGPRDPRRAREIFLRSALVEGEWETKLPFYAHNRKLIADIEQLEHKSRRQDVLVDDELIYAYYDAHVPADLYDGASFEHWYRETAKGTPRLLYLVRDDLMRHEAAGVTTDLFPKKTAIAGIEMALTYHFEPGSPRDGVTLAVPLYALNQVDARRCEWLVPGMLKEKAHLLMKSLPQKLRRHFVPLPEYAAGFFDRATFGQGALLDALMADAREQTGVMLKSSDFKLEMLPAHLSMNFKVIDEHGRQLGMGRNLAQLRAELGQQAQRTFQQLAAKSGATPTGSAPAAPRERGGDEGGQADNSAKSAGKAGRTAATQAAPAAAVEPGRYDNLTTWSFGELPEMLEIRRGGQTLFGYPALVDRGDHCDLEVFDDPDEAQRQHRAGLRRLFAIQLREQVKYLEKNIPGLQQMAMQYMSLGTQEELRDQIVDLALERACLALPWPSENASFVARKDEGRGRLTLLAQEIARLAGQILAEYAALQKKLAQARPFAQAHADLSAQLQRLVGKRFLIDTPYAQLAHFPRYLKGMAARIDKLKADPSRDARAMSELGPLLQNWQRATSQRRDHGDARLDEFRWLLEELRISLFAQELRTPMPVSVKRLHKVWEALQR, translated from the coding sequence GTGACGGCGCCGGGGCATACGCGTGTTCAAACCGCGGGCACTTCACAACCCAAGCAACCCAAGCAACCCAAGCAATCCAGGCAACCCGATCGCGCGAAGCACCCGGCCGGGACGGCCGAGGCCGGACGCCGCCTGTCGCCCGCCGAGCGGGCTGCGCGCGACGCCGAGCGCCTGGCGGCCCGTCAGGCCGCGGCCAATCGCATCGCGACGATCACATTCCCCGAAGCGTTGCCGGTCTCCGGCCGCCGGGAGGAGATTGCGCGCGCCATCGCCGGGCATCAGGTCGTGATCGTGAGCGGCGAGACCGGCTCCGGCAAAACCACCCAGCTGCCGAAAATCTGTCTCGCACTCGGGCGCGGGTTGGGCGCGGGCGGCACAGGTCTCATCGGTCATACGCAGCCGCGACGTATTGCTGCTTCCGCCACGGCCCGCCGGATTGCCGACGAGCTGAATACGCCGCTGGGCGAGATCGTCGGGTTCAAGGTGCGGTTCAACGACACGCTGTCCAACGGCGCGTCCGTCAAGCTGATGACCGACGGCATTCTGCTTGCGGAGACGCAGACCGACCCGTTGTTGCGTGCGTACGACACCATCATCATCGACGAGGCGCACGAGCGCAGCCTGAACATCGACTTTCTGCTCGGCTACCTGAAGCAGTTATTGCCGCGCCGGCCCGATTTGAAGGTCATCATTACCTCGGCGACCATCGACGCCGATCGCTTCGCCCGCCATTTCGGCACGGGGGAGGGCGAGTCGCTGCGTCCGGCGCCGGTCATCGAGGTGAGCGGCCGTCTGTATCCGGTGGAGGTGCGCTACCGTCCGATTCAGGATGACGTGCGTATTGCCAACGCCGAGGGTCGTGATGGCCGCGAGGGCAGCCGCGCGAGCGCCCGCGACCGGGAGCGCGATCTGATGGACGGCATCGTCGACGCCGTCGATGAACTCTGCCGTGAGGGCTCGGGCGACGTGCTGGTCTTCCTGCCCGGCGAGCGCGAGATTCGCGAGGCCGCCGAGTCGCTGCGCAAGCACCATCCGCCGCACACCGAAATTCTGCCGCTGTTTGCACGCCTGTCCGCGAGCGATCAGGAGCGCGTGTTCAAGCCGTCCAATGCGCGACGCATCGTGCTGGCGACCAACGTGGCGGAAACGTCGCTTACCGTACCCGGCATCCGTTACGTGGTCGACGCCGGCACGGCGCGCGTGAAGCGCTACTCGTACCGCAACAAGGTCGAGCAGTTGCAGATCGAATCGATCTCGCAGGCCGCCGCCAATCAGCGTGCAGGCCGATGCGGCCGGGTCGCCGACGGCGTGTGTATCCGTCTGTACGACGAGACCGACTTCCAGTCGCGCGCGCGCTTCACCGACCCGGAAATCCTGCGCTCGTCGCTGGCGGCCGTCATCCTGCGGATGCAGTCGCTGCGACTCTCGAAGGTCGAGGGCTTCCCGTTCATCGAACCGCCGCCCGGGCGCGCCATCGCCGACGGCTATCAGTTGCTCAATGAACTCGGCGCCGTGGACGACACGAACCAGCTCACGCCACTCGGGCGCGAACTGGCGCGACTGCCGCTCGATCCGCGCGTGGGCCGCATGATTCTTGCCGCGCGCGATCAGCAATCGCTGCGCGAAGTGCTGATCATCGCCAGCGCCCTGGCGGTGCAGGACCCGCGCGACCGGCCCATCGAGGCGCAGGACGCGGCCGACAACGCGCACAGGAAGTTTGCCGACGAGCGGTCCGAATTCCTGTCGTGGATCAAGATCTGGAAGTGGTTCGAAGACGCCATCGCGCACAAGAAGTCCAACCGTCTTCTGGCGCAGGCGTGCCGCGAGAACTTCCTGTCGCAGTTGCGCCTGCGCGAATGGCGCGACGTCCACAGCCAGTTGCTCACGGTGGTGCGCGAGCAGGGGTGGCGCATCAATGAATCGGAAGCCACCTACGAGCAGGTGCATCTGGCGCTGCTCGCAGGCTTGCTGGGCAACATTGGCTGCAAGGCCGACGACGACCCGCATTTCCTCGGCGCGCACGGCATCAAGTTCCATATCTGGCCGGGTTCGTCGCTGGTCAAGAAGGCAGGCCGATGGGTCATGGCCGGCGAACTGGTCGAGACGAGCCGCCTCTATGCGCGCTGCATCGCCCGAATCGAGCCGGAATGGATCGAACGCGTGGGCAAGCATCTGGTGAAGACGTCGCTGTCGGACGCGCACTGGGAGAAGAAGGCCGCGCAAGTCGTCGCGTACGAGCGCGGCACGCTCTATGGTCTGACCATCTACGCACGCCGTCGCATGAACTTCGGTCCGCGCGATCCGCGCCGTGCGCGCGAGATCTTTCTGCGCAGCGCGCTCGTCGAAGGCGAGTGGGAGACGAAACTTCCGTTCTACGCTCATAACCGCAAGTTGATCGCGGACATCGAACAGCTTGAGCACAAGTCGCGCCGCCAGGATGTGCTGGTCGACGACGAACTGATCTACGCTTACTACGACGCGCATGTGCCCGCCGATCTGTACGATGGCGCGAGCTTCGAGCACTGGTATCGGGAGACGGCCAAGGGCACGCCCCGACTGCTTTATCTGGTGCGCGACGACCTCATGCGTCACGAGGCGGCCGGGGTCACCACCGATCTGTTCCCGAAGAAAACGGCCATTGCCGGCATCGAGATGGCGTTGACGTACCACTTCGAACCGGGCTCGCCGCGCGACGGCGTGACGCTCGCCGTGCCGCTTTACGCCCTGAATCAGGTCGACGCGCGCCGTTGCGAATGGCTCGTGCCGGGCATGCTCAAGGAAAAGGCGCACCTGTTGATGAAGTCGCTGCCGCAGAAGCTGCGGCGTCACTTCGTGCCGTTGCCGGAGTACGCGGCAGGCTTTTTCGATCGGGCGACGTTCGGGCAGGGCGCCCTGCTCGATGCCCTCATGGCGGATGCGCGCGAGCAGACCGGGGTCATGCTCAAGTCGAGCGACTTTAAGCTGGAGATGCTGCCCGCGCATTTGTCGATGAACTTCAAGGTGATCGACGAGCACGGCCGTCAACTGGGCATGGGGCGCAACCTCGCCCAACTGCGCGCCGAACTCGGCCAGCAGGCGCAGCGAACGTTCCAGCAGCTCGCGGCCAAAAGCGGCGCCACGCCCACGGGCAGCGCGCCGGCGGCGCCGCGAGAGCGTGGCGGGGACGAAGGTGGCCAGGCAGACAACAGCGCCAAGAGCGCAGGCAAGGCGGGGCGCACGGCGGCAACCCAAGCGGCACCCGCCGCCGCGGTCGAGCCCGGTCGCTACGACAATCTCACGACGTGGAGTTTCGGCGAATTGCCCGAGATGCTGGAAATCCGGCGTGGCGGGCAGACGCTGTTCGGCTATCCGGCGCTCGTCGACCGAGGCGACCATTGCGATCTGGAGGTGTTCGACGATCCCGACGAAGCGCAGCGGCAGCATCGTGCAGGCCTGCGACGCCTGTTCGCCATCCAGCTTCGCGAACAGGTGAAGTATCTGGAGAAGAACATTCCCGGCTTGCAGCAGATGGCGATGCAGTATATGAGTCTGGGCACGCAGGAGGAACTGCGCGACCAGATCGTGGATCTGGCGCTCGAGCGGGCGTGTCTGGCGTTGCCGTGGCCGAGCGAGAACGCGTCGTTTGTCGCGCGCAAGGATGAAGGGCGAGGGCGTCTGACGCTGCTCGCGCAGGAGATTGCGCGACTGGCCGGGCAGATTCTCGCCGAGTATGCCGCGTTGCAGAAGAAGCTGGCGCAAGCCAGGCCGTTTGCCCAGGCGCACGCGGACCTGAGCGCCCAGTTGCAGCGCCTCGTCGGCAAGCGCTTTCTCATCGACACGCCATACGCCCAGTTGGCGCATTTCCCGCGCTACCTGAAAGGCATGGCCGCGCGTATCGACAAGCTCAAGGCCGATCCGTCGCGCGACGCGCGCGCCATGAGCGAGCTCGGGCCGTTGCTGCAAAACTGGCAGCGGGCGACGTCGCAACGCCGGGATCACGGCGATGCAAGGCTCGACGAATTCCGCTGGCTGCTCGAGGAGTTGCGCATTTCGCTCTTCGCTCAGGAGTTGCGCACGCCCATGCCGGTGTCGGTCAAGCGTCTGCACAAGGTGTGGGAAGCGTTGCAGCGCTGA
- a CDS encoding beta-propeller fold lactonase family protein: MRKLLIAASLAASFGLAALAGPARAAAPAPESVVVVLNSADASVSLIDKASQKVIQTFPVGKEPHHLMATPDNQSLIVANSVGNNLVFLDPKTGQIQRKIENIEDPYQIGFSPDKKWFVANALRLDRVDVYRFDGKNLSVAQRIPIKKMPSHLVFTEDSKLVFISLQESNEVAAIDLATQKVIWKMKVGDSPAGVWLTPNDKYLLVGMTGADYAAVVDWRNQKVVKTIPTGKGAHNFRSLADGKHVLISNRVSSTISIIDQESLTNVGNITGLLPGPDDMELTADRKQLWVTFRWARKVGIIDLASRKLINTIPVGRSPHGIYFYDRAPVL, translated from the coding sequence ATGCGCAAACTTCTGATTGCCGCCAGTCTGGCGGCTTCCTTCGGACTCGCGGCACTGGCCGGTCCGGCCCGCGCCGCGGCACCCGCGCCCGAGAGCGTGGTGGTCGTGCTCAATTCGGCCGACGCCAGCGTCAGCCTGATCGACAAGGCCTCGCAGAAGGTCATTCAGACGTTCCCGGTCGGTAAGGAGCCGCATCACCTCATGGCGACGCCCGACAACCAGTCGCTCATCGTCGCGAATTCGGTCGGCAACAACCTCGTCTTCCTCGATCCGAAGACGGGGCAGATCCAGCGCAAGATCGAGAACATCGAAGACCCCTACCAGATCGGCTTCTCGCCGGACAAGAAGTGGTTCGTGGCCAACGCGCTGCGTCTGGACCGCGTGGACGTCTACCGCTTCGACGGCAAGAATCTGAGCGTCGCGCAGCGTATTCCCATCAAGAAGATGCCGAGCCACCTCGTGTTCACCGAGGACAGCAAGCTTGTGTTCATCTCGCTGCAGGAGTCGAACGAAGTCGCCGCCATCGATCTGGCTACGCAGAAAGTGATCTGGAAGATGAAGGTCGGCGACAGCCCGGCCGGTGTGTGGCTCACGCCGAACGACAAGTATCTGCTCGTGGGCATGACGGGGGCCGATTACGCGGCAGTGGTCGACTGGCGTAACCAGAAGGTCGTCAAGACGATTCCGACCGGCAAGGGCGCACACAACTTCCGCTCGCTCGCCGATGGCAAGCACGTGCTGATCTCGAACCGGGTTTCCAGCACGATCAGCATCATCGATCAGGAGTCGCTCACCAACGTGGGCAACATCACCGGTCTGCTGCCGGGCCCGGACGACATGGAACTTACCGCCGACAGGAAACAGCTCTGGGTGACGTTCCGCTGGGCGCGCAAGGTCGGCATTATCGATCTGGCCTCGCGCAAGCTCATCAACACCATTCCGGTCGGACGCTCGCCGCACGGGATCTATTTCTACGACCGCGCGCCGGTGCTGTAA
- a CDS encoding EI24 domain-containing protein — MNDILRALGRALVSLLHPRMLWLTAMPFIVSGLLWGAVIWFGWEPFTDFLRVWLEQWEFTQWIYRFFGYFGVDSVRMALAPFILVALLVPLIVVTALLLIAGWSMPAVLRHLSRRHFIHLEARQGGSFWGSLGQSLGATFVFLIAALATLPLWLVPPFFAIVPPLLWGWLTYRVMTYDALAYHASADERRRLVREKRLPLLVIGVATGLLGSLPTLLWVSSVIMIVLFPVIALLAIWLYVVIFVFSALWFAHYCLRALSRMRAEDAHHEPSFSGTVLPGAGAPLPDSEDLPPAESPRLPGAPGPSGPTGSPNGSP, encoded by the coding sequence ATGAACGATATTCTTCGCGCGCTTGGCCGCGCGCTCGTGAGTCTGCTGCATCCGCGCATGCTGTGGCTCACCGCAATGCCCTTCATCGTCTCCGGTCTTCTCTGGGGCGCCGTGATCTGGTTCGGATGGGAACCCTTCACCGACTTTCTCCGCGTCTGGCTCGAACAGTGGGAATTCACGCAGTGGATTTACCGCTTCTTCGGTTATTTCGGCGTCGACAGCGTGCGCATGGCGCTGGCGCCGTTCATTCTGGTGGCGCTGCTCGTGCCGCTCATCGTGGTCACGGCGCTGCTGCTCATTGCGGGATGGTCGATGCCTGCGGTGCTGCGTCATCTGTCGCGACGGCATTTCATCCACCTCGAAGCGCGGCAGGGCGGCTCGTTCTGGGGCAGTCTCGGGCAGTCGCTCGGCGCGACGTTCGTGTTCCTGATCGCCGCGCTCGCAACGTTGCCGCTCTGGCTGGTGCCGCCGTTCTTCGCGATCGTGCCGCCGCTGCTCTGGGGCTGGCTGACGTATCGCGTCATGACGTATGACGCGCTTGCCTATCACGCGAGCGCGGACGAGCGTCGTCGGCTGGTGCGTGAAAAGCGGTTGCCGTTGCTGGTGATCGGCGTGGCGACAGGCTTGCTCGGTTCGTTGCCCACGCTGCTGTGGGTCTCGTCCGTCATCATGATCGTGCTGTTTCCGGTCATCGCGCTGCTGGCGATCTGGCTGTATGTGGTGATCTTCGTATTTTCGGCGTTGTGGTTCGCCCACTATTGCCTGCGAGCGCTCTCGCGCATGCGCGCGGAGGACGCGCACCACGAGCCGTCCTTCTCCGGGACGGTGCTGCCGGGCGCTGGCGCGCCGCTGCCGGACAGCGAGGATTTGCCCCCGGCGGAATCGCCGCGGTTGCCGGGCGCACCCGGTCCGTCCGGTCCGACAGGGTCCCCTAACGGTTCGCCGTGA
- a CDS encoding competence/damage-inducible protein A gives MAVGIIIIGDEILSGRRHDKHLPKFIELLAERGMQLGWAEYVGDDPERITATLRRTFASDDIVFVTGGIGATPDDHTRQCAAAALNVPLVLTPEAEALIMERIADTSPDGVADMTQADNRHRLKMGEFPVGARVLPNPYNKIPGFSVEHHHFMPGFPVMAWPMMAWALDTYYADLHHLTKHTERSVLVFGLAESTLTPLMEAIEAEYGGIKVFSLPSVGDAERGAIYARRHIDLGVKGDPTLVGAAFERLIAGVNALGGEIVHPAEAIALPEGTVPAAK, from the coding sequence ATGGCGGTCGGCATCATCATCATCGGCGACGAAATTCTCTCGGGGCGTCGTCACGACAAGCATCTGCCCAAGTTCATCGAGTTGCTCGCCGAGCGTGGCATGCAACTGGGCTGGGCCGAGTACGTCGGCGACGACCCGGAACGCATCACGGCAACACTGCGGCGCACCTTCGCGAGCGACGACATCGTGTTCGTGACCGGCGGCATCGGGGCCACGCCGGACGATCACACGCGTCAATGCGCGGCGGCGGCGCTCAATGTGCCGCTGGTGCTCACGCCCGAAGCCGAGGCGCTCATCATGGAGCGCATTGCCGATACCAGCCCGGACGGTGTGGCCGACATGACGCAGGCCGATAACCGTCACCGTCTGAAGATGGGCGAGTTCCCGGTCGGTGCTCGCGTGTTGCCGAATCCGTACAACAAGATTCCGGGTTTCTCGGTCGAGCACCATCACTTCATGCCGGGTTTTCCGGTCATGGCATGGCCGATGATGGCGTGGGCGCTCGACACGTACTACGCCGATCTGCATCACCTCACGAAGCACACCGAGCGCTCGGTGCTGGTCTTCGGACTTGCCGAATCGACGCTCACGCCGCTCATGGAGGCGATCGAAGCCGAGTACGGCGGCATCAAGGTGTTCAGCTTGCCGAGCGTGGGCGATGCGGAGCGCGGAGCCATTTACGCGCGCCGTCACATCGATTTGGGCGTGAAGGGCGATCCGACGCTCGTCGGCGCCGCGTTCGAGCGATTGATTGCAGGGGTGAACGCGCTGGGTGGCGAAATCGTGCATCCGGCCGAGGCGATCGCGTTGCCGGAAGGCACGGTGCCGGCGGCGAAATAG
- a CDS encoding zinc-binding alcohol dehydrogenase family protein, translating into MKAIGLTRYLPIDDPKSLEDIELPTPTPAGHDLLIKVEAISVNPVDTKVRAPKDKVESQPRVLGWDAAGTVAAVGPDVTLFKVGDPVYYAGSITRPGANSEFHLVDERITGHMPTSLDFVNAAALPLTTITAWEALFDRLGIAPDGRDEGKSILIVGGAGGVGSIAIQLARRLARLTIVATASRPESTDWCRQLGAQHVIDHYQDMPTQLKALGLPQVDFVLCLNDTDTHFPAMADAVAPQGKICSIVENAGPLEVGLLKSKSATFVWEFMFTRAMYETPDMIAQHRLLTEVARLVDAGTLRTTVGEVIGPINAVNLRRAHAQLEGGRTIGKLVLAGF; encoded by the coding sequence ATGAAAGCCATCGGATTGACCCGTTACCTGCCGATCGACGACCCGAAATCGCTCGAAGACATCGAATTGCCAACGCCGACGCCCGCCGGACACGACCTGCTGATCAAAGTCGAGGCCATTTCGGTGAACCCGGTCGACACGAAAGTGCGCGCGCCGAAGGACAAGGTCGAGTCACAGCCCCGTGTGCTGGGCTGGGATGCCGCCGGCACGGTCGCCGCTGTCGGGCCGGACGTCACGTTGTTCAAGGTCGGCGACCCGGTCTATTACGCGGGCAGCATTACGCGCCCCGGCGCAAACAGCGAATTCCATCTGGTCGATGAACGCATCACGGGACATATGCCCACGTCGCTCGACTTCGTGAATGCAGCCGCATTGCCGCTCACCACCATTACCGCGTGGGAGGCGTTGTTCGACCGTCTCGGCATCGCCCCCGACGGGCGCGATGAAGGCAAGTCGATTCTGATCGTCGGCGGCGCGGGCGGCGTGGGCTCGATTGCGATTCAGCTCGCGCGCCGTCTGGCCAGGCTCACCATCGTGGCTACCGCTTCGCGTCCGGAGTCGACCGACTGGTGCCGTCAGTTGGGCGCGCAGCACGTCATCGACCACTATCAGGACATGCCCACGCAATTGAAAGCCCTTGGCTTGCCGCAGGTCGATTTCGTTCTGTGCCTGAACGACACGGACACGCACTTCCCCGCCATGGCCGACGCCGTCGCGCCGCAAGGCAAGATCTGCTCGATCGTCGAGAATGCCGGACCGCTCGAAGTCGGCCTGCTCAAGAGCAAGAGCGCCACGTTCGTCTGGGAATTCATGTTCACGCGCGCCATGTACGAAACGCCGGACATGATTGCCCAGCACAGACTGCTGACCGAAGTTGCCCGTCTGGTCGACGCCGGGACGCTGCGCACCACCGTCGGTGAAGTCATCGGCCCGATCAATGCGGTGAACCTGCGCCGCGCGCACGCCCAGCTCGAAGGCGGACGCACCATCGGCAAGCTGGTTCTCGCCGGGTTCTGA
- a CDS encoding LysR family transcriptional regulator: protein MALDLDTVALFVRVAALGNVSAAGRERGLSPATASTRLAQLEGVLGARLLHRTTRRVALSQEGEVFLAQAQALLAAQAQALASVGQGFAAPQGLLRVSCSSSFARQHISPALPEFLARYPGISLDFRLTDRVVDLLEEGVDMAIRVGALRDSTLIARKLAANRRTLCASPAYLAAHGTPRHPSDLTQHECLTLGEQRDWRFLTPGGPLSVRVAGRLVSDNGEVLRDAVLAGLGIALKSTWDVAVHLQRGELVPVLQAYPLAEEVAIWAVYPSRAFVPPKTHALIEFLQARFGPVPYWETQWPASADGRQG, encoded by the coding sequence ATGGCATTGGACCTCGATACCGTCGCATTGTTCGTGCGGGTGGCGGCGCTGGGAAACGTCTCGGCGGCAGGCCGTGAGCGCGGCCTCTCGCCAGCCACGGCCAGCACGCGGCTGGCGCAGCTCGAAGGCGTGCTGGGCGCCAGGCTGCTGCATCGGACGACGCGACGTGTCGCGCTGAGCCAGGAGGGAGAAGTCTTTCTTGCGCAGGCGCAGGCGCTGCTGGCTGCGCAAGCGCAGGCGCTCGCGAGCGTGGGGCAGGGGTTCGCCGCACCGCAGGGGTTGCTGCGCGTGTCGTGTTCGTCGTCGTTTGCGCGCCAGCACATCTCGCCCGCGCTGCCCGAGTTTCTGGCGCGCTATCCCGGCATTTCGCTGGATTTTCGATTGACGGACCGGGTCGTCGATTTGCTGGAAGAGGGCGTCGACATGGCGATCCGCGTCGGGGCGTTGCGGGACTCGACGCTCATTGCCCGCAAGCTTGCCGCGAACCGGCGCACGTTGTGTGCGTCGCCGGCCTATCTGGCCGCGCATGGCACGCCCCGACATCCGAGCGACCTGACGCAACATGAATGCCTGACGCTCGGCGAGCAGCGCGATTGGCGGTTTCTCACACCGGGCGGCCCGCTAAGCGTGCGTGTGGCGGGGCGTCTGGTGTCGGACAACGGCGAAGTGCTGCGCGACGCCGTGCTGGCGGGGCTGGGCATTGCACTGAAATCAACGTGGGACGTGGCGGTGCACTTGCAGCGCGGGGAGTTAGTGCCTGTGTTGCAAGCGTACCCGCTGGCCGAGGAAGTCGCGATTTGGGCGGTGTACCCAAGCCGGGCGTTCGTGCCGCCGAAGACCCACGCGCTCATCGAGTTCTTGCAGGCGCGTTTCGGCCCCGTGCCTTATTGGGAAACGCAGTGGCCGGCCAGCGCCGACGGCAGACAAGGCTGA
- a CDS encoding YybH family protein produces MPAAIFLSPEDAEHAFYEALRAGDTETLMDVWSEDEEVVCIHPSGPRHVGPAAIRASWRQILAKGGLQVTVSHLQVAHNPLCAVHNVLEQIQVETHPEARFAFVLTTNVYLKEADGWRLVLHHSSPAIGHDDTGSQPTRTHRLH; encoded by the coding sequence ATGCCCGCAGCCATATTTCTCAGCCCGGAAGACGCCGAGCACGCGTTCTACGAAGCGTTGCGTGCTGGCGACACGGAGACGTTGATGGATGTCTGGTCCGAAGACGAAGAGGTCGTCTGCATTCATCCGTCAGGCCCGCGACACGTCGGCCCTGCGGCCATTCGCGCCAGTTGGCGGCAGATCCTCGCCAAAGGCGGGCTGCAGGTCACCGTGAGTCACCTTCAGGTGGCCCACAACCCGCTTTGCGCCGTTCACAACGTGCTGGAGCAAATTCAGGTCGAGACACACCCGGAGGCGCGTTTCGCTTTCGTGCTCACCACCAATGTGTACCTGAAGGAAGCGGACGGCTGGCGGCTGGTGCTGCATCATTCGAGTCCCGCCATCGGCCACGACGATACCGGCTCGCAGCCCACACGCACACATCGCCTGCACTGA
- the fnr gene encoding fumarate/nitrate reduction transcriptional regulator Fnr, whose protein sequence is MTTEIGRIPGNPIPVAQPRCSTCSLGQFCLPVGIPEPELERLDALVSERRRLKKGEVLYHANDDLNAVYGIRFGSLKSCVTAPDGREQVVGFHLQGELIGLDAVADNHHPSTAIALEDSELCIARFNELETLSRQVPSLQRQLHRLMSQEIRNEHQQLLALGTMRAEERLAVFLLNLSERLAARGYAANEFVLRMSREEIGSFLGLKLETVSRLFSRFAQNGMIEIRQRHVKIIDGIALRELAGVHHC, encoded by the coding sequence ATGACCACCGAGATCGGTCGCATTCCCGGCAACCCCATTCCGGTTGCCCAGCCTCGTTGTTCCACCTGCTCACTGGGGCAGTTCTGCCTGCCCGTCGGCATCCCTGAGCCGGAGCTGGAACGACTGGACGCGCTCGTAAGCGAGCGCCGCCGCCTCAAGAAGGGCGAGGTGCTGTATCACGCCAACGATGACCTGAACGCCGTCTACGGCATTCGCTTCGGGTCGCTCAAAAGCTGCGTCACGGCCCCCGACGGCCGCGAGCAGGTCGTCGGTTTCCACCTCCAGGGCGAGCTGATCGGCCTGGACGCCGTGGCCGACAACCATCACCCGAGCACCGCCATCGCGCTCGAAGACAGCGAATTGTGCATTGCCCGCTTCAACGAACTGGAAACGTTGTCGCGTCAGGTGCCGTCGCTGCAACGCCAGTTGCATCGCCTGATGAGCCAGGAAATCCGCAACGAGCACCAGCAATTGCTCGCGCTCGGCACCATGCGCGCCGAGGAACGTCTGGCCGTGTTCCTTCTGAATCTGTCCGAACGTCTTGCCGCACGCGGGTACGCCGCCAACGAATTCGTGCTGCGCATGAGCCGCGAAGAAATCGGAAGCTTCCTTGGCCTCAAACTGGAGACGGTCAGCCGTCTGTTCTCGCGTTTCGCGCAGAACGGCATGATCGAAATCCGTCAGCGCCACGTCAAGATCATCGACGGCATCGCGCTGCGCGAGCTCGCAGGCGTGCATCACTGCTGA